One genomic window of Tetrapisispora phaffii CBS 4417 chromosome 13, complete genome includes the following:
- the TPHA0M01160 gene encoding SDR family oxidoreductase: protein MAVLVTGASGFIALHVINLLLSQNYKVIGTVRSQAKADKVIRQFNNPNLSFEIISDITKLDAFDETLKKHGKEIDNVIHMASPLPEEGNTDFENHYLLPAVNGTKSILSAIKKFAPRSVKHVVMTSSIAAIINVNDFSVVTTEKDWNPITWEQAKTSSFMCYLGSKTYSEKAAWDFLKENKDEVDFKFTAVNPAMVFGRQMFDEDVKDTLNVSCEFVNKILCLPPTEKLSQDYAMSYVHVDDVALAHVKAIQEDKFDGKRLLLSAGTYSDQLIANSINKQFPQIKGTIPPAVEDCKQLDIRYDSAVTQKLLGIEWKSFDASVYDIVHQALKRRGKL from the coding sequence atggCTGTCTTAGTTACTGGTGCTTCAGGATTCATTGCTTTACATGTAATCAACTTATTACTATCCCAAAACTACAAAGTTATTGGGACAGTTAGATCGCAAGCTAAAGCTGATAAGGTAATTAGACAATTTAATAACccaaatttatcatttgaaattatttctgATATAACAAAATTGGATGCATTCGACGAAACTTTAAAGAAGCATGGTAAGGAAATAGATAACGTTATACATATGGCTTCTCCACTACCTGAAGAGGGAAATACTGACTTCGAAAACCATTACTTGTTGCCAGCTGTCAATGGTACCAAAAGTATATTAAGTgctattaaaaaatttgcTCCAAGAAGTGTCAAACATGTTGTGATGACATCTTCCATTGCTGCAATTATAAATGTTAATGATTTCTCTGTAGTTACTACAGAGAAGGATTGGAATCCAATTACTTGGGAACAAGCAAAAACCAGCTCTTTCATGTGTTACCTTGGTTCAAAGACATATTCAGAAAAGGCTGCTTGGGATTTCctaaaagaaaacaaagatgaagttgattttaaattcacTGCCGTGAATCCAGCCATGGTATTTGGAAGACAAATGTTTGACGAAGATGTTAAAGATACATTAAATGTTTCTTGTGAATTtgtcaataaaattttgtGCCTTCCACCTACTGAAAAACTGTCTCAAGACTATGCGATGAGTTACGTTCATGTTGATGATGTGGCTCTAGCACATGTTAAGGCTATACAAGAGGACAAATTTGACGGTAAAAGATTGTTACTGTCTGCAGGCACATATAGTGATCAACTTATTGCTAATTCGATCAACAAACAGTTCCCACAAATAAAAGGTACTATCCCTCCTGCAGTCGAAGATTGTAAACAATTAGATATTCGTTATGATTCAGCAGTCACACAAAAACTATTAGGCATTGAGTGGAAAAGTTTCGATGCTTCAGTTTATGACATTGTTCATCAAGCTTTAAAGAGACGCGGTAAATTGTGA